From Deferrisoma camini S3R1, the proteins below share one genomic window:
- the ampD gene encoding 1,6-anhydro-N-acetylmuramyl-L-alanine amidase AmpD, producing the protein MIVPWARWVPSPNASDRGGAEVDAVVLHHISLPPGEFGGGHIEALFQNRLDPGLHPYFRQIADLRVSAHFLIDRRGGCVQFVDTDRKAWHAGESLLDGVPDVNRFSVGIELEGDEVTPYTEPQYQTLDRLLAELMRAHPAIRPERIVGHEHVAPGRKRDPGPLFDWKRVREAAGRLEG; encoded by the coding sequence GTGATCGTGCCCTGGGCCCGGTGGGTGCCGAGCCCCAACGCATCCGACCGGGGCGGGGCCGAGGTGGACGCGGTGGTGCTCCACCACATCAGCCTGCCGCCGGGCGAGTTCGGCGGGGGCCACATCGAGGCGCTGTTCCAGAACCGGCTCGATCCCGGGCTGCACCCCTACTTCCGGCAGATCGCGGACCTGCGGGTGTCGGCCCACTTCCTGATCGACCGCCGGGGCGGGTGCGTGCAGTTCGTGGACACCGACCGCAAGGCTTGGCACGCGGGCGAGAGCCTGCTCGACGGGGTGCCCGACGTGAACCGGTTCTCGGTGGGCATCGAGCTGGAGGGGGACGAGGTCACCCCCTACACCGAGCCCCAGTACCAGACCCTGGATCGGCTCCTGGCGGAGCTGATGCGGGCCCACCCCGCCATCCGGCCGGAGCGGATCGTGGGGCACGAGCACGTGGCCCCGGGCCGCAAGCGCGACCCCGGCCCCCTGTTCGACTG
- a CDS encoding ABC transporter permease, translating into MRGIATALRRIPGGRVFVLAAAGCLALLVVGAVLAPVLAPADPQAIDLDGTLEGPSRAHPLGQDRLGRDVLAGILYGGRVSLAVGFSVVGVSLVVGTGLGLWAGYRGGWVDEVLMRVVDILLAFPGILLAIALAGVLGPSLRNLIIALCAMGWVGFARLVRGEVLSLREREFVTAARVLGAGPVRIALGHLLPNLVGVLAVQATFGLAGTILAESTLSFLGLGPQDVPTWGGLLSQGVDYLLFAPHLALFPGLAILVAVLGINVLGDVLRDRLDPRAGPSGERP; encoded by the coding sequence ATGAGGGGGATCGCGACCGCGCTGCGCCGGATCCCGGGCGGCCGGGTGTTCGTGCTGGCCGCGGCCGGATGCCTGGCGCTTCTGGTGGTCGGCGCCGTGCTCGCGCCGGTGCTGGCGCCGGCCGACCCCCAGGCCATCGACCTGGACGGCACCCTCGAGGGGCCGAGCCGGGCCCACCCCCTGGGCCAGGACCGCCTGGGCCGGGACGTGCTGGCGGGCATCCTCTACGGCGGCCGGGTGAGCCTGGCGGTGGGGTTCTCGGTGGTGGGCGTGAGCCTGGTGGTGGGCACGGGGCTCGGGCTGTGGGCCGGGTACCGGGGCGGATGGGTGGACGAGGTCCTGATGCGGGTGGTGGACATCCTCTTGGCGTTTCCCGGCATCCTGCTCGCGATCGCGTTGGCTGGGGTGCTGGGGCCGAGTCTTCGCAATTTGATCATCGCCCTTTGTGCCATGGGATGGGTGGGGTTTGCCCGCCTGGTCCGGGGCGAGGTCCTGTCCCTGCGGGAGCGGGAGTTCGTGACCGCGGCCCGGGTGCTGGGCGCCGGGCCCGTGCGGATCGCCCTGGGCCACCTGCTGCCCAACCTGGTGGGGGTGCTGGCCGTGCAGGCCACGTTCGGCCTGGCCGGCACCATCCTGGCCGAATCCACCCTTTCGTTTTTGGGGCTGGGGCCCCAGGACGTGCCCACCTGGGGCGGGCTGCTGAGCCAGGGGGTGGACTACCTGCTGTTCGCGCCCCACCTGGCCCTGTTCCCGGGCCTGGCGATCCTGGTGGCCGTGCTGGGGATCAACGTGCTGGGTGACGTGCTGCGCGACCGGCTCGACCCCCGGGCCGGGCCGTCGGGGGAGCGGCCGTGA
- the nikB gene encoding nickel ABC transporter permease, whose product MIRRRLVTLVPTVLGVVTLVFLLVHLVPGDPVDVMLGETANPADKAALRAELGLDRPLAEQYLGYLAGVARGDLGRSILYRRPVAELLAARIPATLELSAAALAVALILAVPLGVAAARRKDTAVDRGSLVASLLGVSIPNFWLGPLLVLAFSVHLRWFPVSGRAGWASLVLPAVTLGTALAAMLTRMLRSSLVEVLGAEYLTAARARGVGEGRVLWVHALRNALLPVITVLGLQMGSLLSGAVVTEAVFSWPGLGTLLLQAIHGRDYPLVQGCVLVISLGYVGVNLLADWAYRWADPRVRG is encoded by the coding sequence GTGATCCGGCGGCGGCTCGTGACCCTGGTGCCCACCGTGCTGGGCGTGGTGACCCTGGTGTTCCTGCTGGTGCACCTGGTGCCGGGCGACCCGGTGGACGTGATGCTGGGCGAGACCGCCAACCCGGCCGACAAGGCGGCCCTGCGGGCCGAGCTGGGGCTCGACCGGCCCCTGGCCGAGCAGTACCTGGGGTACCTGGCCGGGGTGGCCCGGGGCGACCTGGGCCGAAGCATCCTCTACCGCCGGCCCGTGGCCGAGCTGCTGGCCGCCCGGATCCCGGCCACCCTGGAGCTGTCCGCGGCCGCCCTGGCCGTGGCCCTGATCCTGGCCGTGCCCCTGGGGGTGGCCGCGGCCCGGCGCAAGGACACGGCCGTGGACCGGGGGAGCCTGGTGGCGAGCCTGCTGGGGGTGTCGATCCCCAACTTCTGGCTCGGGCCGCTCCTGGTGCTGGCCTTCTCCGTGCACCTCCGGTGGTTCCCCGTGTCGGGCCGGGCGGGCTGGGCCAGCCTGGTGCTTCCCGCGGTCACCCTGGGCACGGCCCTGGCGGCCATGCTGACCCGGATGCTCCGGTCGAGCCTGGTGGAGGTGCTGGGCGCCGAGTACCTCACGGCGGCCCGGGCCCGGGGCGTGGGCGAGGGCCGGGTGCTGTGGGTCCACGCCCTGCGAAACGCCCTGCTGCCCGTGATCACCGTGCTGGGCCTGCAGATGGGGTCCCTCCTCTCGGGGGCCGTGGTGACCGAGGCGGTGTTCTCGTGGCCCGGGCTGGGCACCCTGCTGCTCCAGGCCATCCACGGTCGGGACTACCCCTTGGTGCAGGGGTGCGTGCTGGTGATCAGCCTGGGGTACGTGGGGGTGAACCTGCTGGCCGACTGGGCCTACCGGTGGGCCGACCCGAGGGTGCGGGGATGA